The Pseudonocardia sp. HH130630-07 DNA window TGCGCGGTCACGGCGAGCAACGCCGCACCGTCCGGATACAGCGGGGACGCCTCCACGTGGGCCCGCCCGGCCAGGTCGAGCCGCTCCAGCGTGGCCCGGCGCTCGGACAGCGGCCGGTCCAGCAGGGACACCCCGTAGAGCCGCAGCACGTCGAACGCCATGAACGTCACCGGGCGTCGCTGCGCCGCCGCCGCACCCACCACGGCCTGCATCCGGTGGGCCAGCGCCGCGAAGCTGGGCACCCCGGAGTCGAGCAGCACGACCTCGCCGTCGAGGACGACGTCGGGCGCCAGGCCGGTCAGCTCGGCCAGCTCGGGGAAGTGGGAGGTGATGTCCCGGCCGGAGCGGGTATGCAGTGTCAGCATCCGGCCGCCGTCACTCTCGGTGACCGATGCGAGCACGCGCATGCCGTCCCATTTGACCTCGTAGGACCAGCCGGGGCCGGTCGGGAGGGCGCCGGGGGTGGCGAGCATGGGCAACACACCGTCATGCTGTCACCGAACGGCCGGCGCGCCAGGTCCGGCGTGTCGCCCGATGACGATCAGGGGGAACGGGCATGCGGGCGATCTGGAGCGGAGCCGTCTCGTTCGGGCTGGTCAGCGTGCCGATCAAGGTGTACTCGGCGACCTCGAACCACGACGTCCGGTTCCACCAGGTGCACGGGTCCGACGGCGGCCGGATCCGCTACAAGCGGACCTGCGAGGTGTGCGGCGAGGAGGTGTCCTACGCCGACATCGTCAAGGGGTTCGAGACGCCGGAGGGTGAGCTGATCACCCTCGACGAGAACGATCTGGCGTCGCTGCCGGTCTCGACCGGGCACGAGATCGACGTCATCGAGTTCGTCCCGAACGACCAGATCGACCCGATGCTGTTCGACAAGAGCTACTACCTGGAGCCGGAGACCAAGGCCGCCAAGCCGTACGCGCTGCTGCGGGAGGCATTGAACGAGACCGACCGGACGGCCGTGGTGAAGGTGGCGCTGCGCCAGCGGGAGACGCTCGCGCTGCTCCGGATCCGCGGGA harbors:
- the ligD gene encoding non-homologous end-joining DNA ligase → MLATPGALPTGPGWSYEVKWDGMRVLASVTESDGGRMLTLHTRSGRDITSHFPELAELTGLAPDVVLDGEVVLLDSGVPSFAALAHRMQAVVGAAAAQRRPVTFMAFDVLRLYGVSLLDRPLSERRATLERLDLAGRAHVEASPLYPDGAALLAVTAQRGLEGVVAKRASSVYRPGRRSPDWVKVAHRHSQSCVVGGWRPEKGSRTRIGALLLGVGGPDGLEFAGRVGSGLAGAAVQELLTDRLTPLTTGDPPFSAAVPRVDAAGATWCGPGVVVEVAHLGWTTAGRLRQPVFRGVRDDVDPGDVRREPG